The Terriglobia bacterium genome includes a region encoding these proteins:
- the lepB gene encoding signal peptidase I, producing MEPSSQSVVRSGRPARSTLSLLMWGRDLFVSLIISAFIIVFLYQPVKVEGTSMLPGLDDQERIFINKFVYNFEPIERGDVVVFRYPRDPSKSYIKRVIAVPGDSVRIEDGQVYVNGRRLREPYVPAEFADDRSVSDTAVPRGSYYLLGDHRSSSSDSRDFGPVSRRDIYGKAVFGYWPVDRMGVVK from the coding sequence ATGGAACCATCTTCTCAATCCGTGGTGCGCAGCGGCCGGCCCGCCCGAAGCACGCTCTCGCTGCTGATGTGGGGGCGCGACCTGTTCGTATCGCTCATCATCTCTGCCTTCATCATCGTCTTCCTCTACCAGCCGGTGAAGGTGGAGGGCACCAGCATGCTCCCCGGCCTCGACGACCAGGAGCGCATCTTCATCAACAAGTTCGTGTATAACTTCGAGCCCATCGAGCGCGGCGATGTGGTGGTGTTTCGCTATCCCCGCGATCCCTCCAAGAGTTACATCAAGCGCGTGATTGCCGTTCCCGGTGACAGCGTCCGCATCGAAGACGGCCAGGTGTACGTCAACGGGCGCCGGCTGCGCGAGCCTTACGTACCCGCCGAATTCGCCGACGACCGCTCGGTATCTGACACCGCGGTCCCGCGCGGCTCCTATTACCTGCTCGGCGACCACCGCAGCTCGTCCAGCGACAGCCGCGACTTTGGCCCGGTCAGCCGCCGCGATATCTACGGCAAAGCCGTCTTCGGCTACTGGCCCGTGGATCGCATGGGAGTGGTGAAATAG
- a CDS encoding nuclear transport factor 2 family protein, translating into MQDRTAEKSAIDNLQSKMILLFASSVPFVAKIAIRQSAIVQVRSDAMKRVLLALLALTLFATAQTSAKPQPQAKAPAKLSGQQLLLKADRAFARDTAVKRLEGWMAYMADDAVLFSDKPVVGKDAIRAFYQSAFANPDFVLSWQPTRAEMFRSGDTGYTTGRYELHAKDGKGNKVVRHGSYLTIWKKQSDGSWKVIADGGAPDKH; encoded by the coding sequence TTGCAAGACCGGACCGCTGAAAAATCGGCAATCGACAATCTGCAATCAAAAATGATTTTGCTTTTTGCTTCCTCTGTGCCCTTTGTGGCTAAAATTGCCATTCGACAATCGGCAATCGTTCAGGTACGCTCCGACGCCATGAAACGCGTGCTCCTCGCTCTACTTGCACTCACCCTATTCGCCACCGCGCAAACCTCTGCGAAGCCGCAGCCGCAAGCAAAAGCTCCCGCCAAGCTGTCGGGGCAACAGCTTCTCCTGAAGGCCGACCGCGCCTTTGCCCGCGACACTGCGGTGAAACGCCTCGAAGGCTGGATGGCTTACATGGCAGACGACGCCGTGCTGTTCTCCGACAAGCCGGTGGTCGGCAAGGACGCCATCCGCGCCTTTTACCAGTCTGCCTTCGCCAACCCGGACTTCGTCCTTTCCTGGCAGCCCACACGCGCTGAAATGTTTCGCTCCGGCGACACGGGGTACACCACGGGGCGTTACGAATTGCACGCCAAAGACGGCAAGGGCAACAAGGTGGTGCGCCACGGCTCGTACCTGACGATCTGGAAAAAACAGTCGGACGGGAGCTGGAAGGTGATTGCCGACGGCGGCGCCCCGGACAAGCATTGA